The sequence below is a genomic window from Pseudomonas cremoricolorata.
CACCGACGCCGTGCGCGTGGTGGTCATCAGTGGCGCGGGCAAGCATTTCTCGGCCGGTATCGACCTTACCCTGCTGGCCTCCATCGCCGGGCAGTTGGGCGCCGATGTCGGCCGTAACGCACGTTTGCTCAAGCGCACCATCGTACGTATGCAGGCCTCGTTCAACGCGGTCGACAATTGCCGAAAACCGGTACTGGCAGCCATCCACGGCTATTGCATCGGTGGCGCAGTGGACCTGATCGCCGCCTGTGACATGCGTTATTGCAGCCTTGACGCACAGTTCTCGATCAAAGAGGTCGACATGGGTATGGCTGCCGATGTGGGCACCTTGCAGCGCCTGCCGCGGATCATCGGCGACGGTCCGCTGCGCGAGCTGGCCTATACCGCACGGATGTTCGAGGCCAGCGAAGCGTTGCGCCTGGGCCTGGTGAATCGTGTGTACGACGACCCACAGGCGCTGCGCCAGGGCGTGCTGGCGATCGCGGCCGACATTGCGGGTAAATCGCCGATTGCGGTCAGTGGCACCAAAGCCATGCTGGCCTACATGCGCGATCACCGTGTCGATGATGGCCTGGACTATATCGCCACTTGGAACGCCGCCATGTTGCAGTCCGAAGACTTGCGCATCGCCATGGCCGCGCACCTGGGCAAACAGAAACCGACGTTCGCCGACTGACGCAGTGGCCGAACGTGTGAAGGAAACTCGCTATGACAGCACGCTGGACCACAGCAGTAATTGATCCGAACACCCCGGGTGGCCTTGCCGTCGCCCGTAGCCCAGAGGGCTTTCTGGCCGATGCGCACGGGGTGCTGTTCCCGCGCCAGTGGCTGGTCCGGCAAAGCTTCGAGGTGCTGGCAGAGCATGGCATCGGCTACCTGGACGGGCAGCCGGTGTTTCTGTATGAGTTGCGCAGCGCCGTGCAGTTGCCTGGCTACAGCTGGCGAGGCCTGCGCCAGTTCATGCTGGAAGGGGATTTTCTGCGTTATACGGTGCTGGCCTATGCTGCGCAGATCGGCACCTGGGCCCGTGAGCATCGCTTCTGTGGTAGCTGTGGGCAGGCCATGAAGCAGGTGCGCTGGGAGCGGGCGATGCACTGCGCGGCCTGCGACCTGCGTAACTACCCGCGGATTTCACCGAGTATGATCGTGCTGGTGACCCGCGGTGACGAGATCCTTCTGGCACGCTCGCCGCGTTTCGTCACTGGCGTCTACAGCACGCTGGCCGGCTTTGCCGAGCCCGGTGAGTCGGCCGAGCAGTGCCTGGTGCGCGAGGTGCGTGAGGAGGTGGCGGTAGAGGTGCGCAACATTGAGTATGTGGGCAGCCAGTGCTGGCCATTCCCGCACTCGATGATGCTGGGCTTTCACGCCGAATATGCCGGTGGCGAGATCGTCATGCAGCCTGATGAAATCGAGGACGCGCGCTGGTTCAGCGTGCATGAACTGCCACCGCTGCCAGCGCCGCGTTCGATCGCCCGCTACCTGATCGACCTCTACGTGGCGCGGCGCTTAGGCCTGGCCGAACCAGTGCTGCCAGGCTAAGCGTACGGTCAGGGCCAGTACCACGGCGATGAACACCGGGCGGATGAACTTGTTGCCACCCTTGATCGCAGTACGGGCACCGAAAAAGGCACCGACCATGACCGACATGCCCATGGCCAGCCCGACCAGGTAATCGACCTGACCGGAAATCATGAACACGGTCAGGGCCGCGACGTTGCTGACGAAGTTCATGGTTCGAGCCACGCCGCTGGCCCGCACCAGGTCGATGGGGTACAGCAAGAGGGTACTGACGGTCCAGAATGCGCCGGTGCCTGGCCCGGCGACGCCGTCGTAGAAACCGAGGGTGAAGCCCTGTGGTACTTGCCAGGTCTTCTTGATCGGCACATCGGCATCCAGCGGGGCCTTGGGCGTGCCGCCGAACAGCAGGTAGATGCCGCATGCGAATACCACCACCGGCAGCATCTTGTTCAGCCATTCGGCCGGCAGGTAATGCGCCACCACTGCGCCCAACAGGGCACCGAAAAGTGTTCCGATCAACGCCCGGCGCCATTGCACGGGGTGGAACAGCTTGCGTCGATAGTAGGTGAAGCTGGCGGTTGCAGAACCGAAGGTCGAACTCAGCTTGTTGGTCCCCAGCACCAGGTGTGGGGGCATGCCGGCGGTGAGCAGGGCCGGCGTGGTGAGCAGTCCGCCGCCACCGGCGATGGCGTCGATGAAACCGGCGACGAAGGCGACCAGCGCCAGGATCAGCAGGGTGAGCGGTTCTACGGACAGTTCGAAAGGCATTGGCAGTATCTTGCAAGGCAGAGCGCGACAAAAGGTCGCGCAAAACGCAACATGGTAAAGGGTCTGGCACGGGGTATCCAGTGCTGGGGGCTGCGCCTCGGATGGCTGCGCAGGTGACCCGACCCGGTTGGCAATCTAGGCTGCAAGTTAAGCGGCAACTACAGGGATGATCCGATGCAAAACAGGTTACGGCGACGATCGCCATCGTCGAACGGTTTTCCCAATGCACGCTGACGTCGCTGCGCCGGCCTGGAGGCTGGAGCCAGCCTGCAGCGACGACCTACCTTTCGCCCGCGATCTGACCCGGCGCGCCATGCTCAGCTACTACCAGCAATTCAGCCTGCGCTGGGTCGAGGCAGCGTTTGACGAAGCATGGGGGTGGCGTGAGCAATGGCGAATCATGGCGGGCAACGAGCGACTGGGCTATTGCAGCCTCAGCCAGGATCGCCAGGCACTGTTCATTCGTGAGCTGCACCTGCTGCCCGATTACCGCGGGCAGGGTGTCGGTGGCTGGGTGCTGGAGCAACTGGCGCTATGGGCGGTGCAGCGTCATCTGCCGTTGCTGCGCCTGATGGTGTTCAGCAGCAACCCGGCGCGGCGTCTCTATCAGCGCGCCGGCTTCATCGAGGTGGGCAGTGACGGCTGTTTCGTGCGCATGCAACGCACGCTCGGCCCAAGCCAATGAGGGGCGTCGCTCGGCATGTGTCGCACTGCGCCAGACGCACACCAGTTCAGGCTTGCCTGCCCTTGAGGCAATCGGCATAGTGCCGTGATTGCAGGAGTGATTTCATCTGCGGATGTGGGATACATCCTTGTTTGATAATGCTTACAGGAAGGAAGCCAGATGAAAGGATTCGGCATGCGCCTGCGCCAGGAGCGTGAGCGTTTGGGCCTCACCCAGCGCGTGTTTGGGGATATCGGCGGCGTTGAGCCCAACGCCCAGGGCAAATATGAAAACGGTGATCGCACACCCCGCCTGGATTATCTGGCTGCGGTCGCGGCCAAGGGCGTGGATCCGCTGTATGTGCTCACCGGCTTGCCGACGCCGCTGCCGCTCGATAGCCTCAGCGGCGACGAAGACCGCCTGCTTGCAGCATTTCGCCGGCTGCCCGAGGCCGACCGAGCGGCGCTGTGGCATGTACTGAGCCGCCTGGCCGGTTAGCGCAGCACGTCAGCAACCTCTGTGGCGCGTAGCGTTAGGCTGGCGTTGAAAAATTTTGATAAGGTGGCGCCATCCAACATCGCCCCAATGACGAGGTATCTGCTTGATTAGGGTCCTGGTGGTCGACGATCACGATCTGGTACGCACAGGTATCACCCGCATGCTCAGCGATATAGAGGGCTTGGAGGTGGTGGGTGAGGCAGATTCCGGCGAGTCGGCCCTCAAGCATGCCCGCGAGCTGAAGCCCGATGTCGTGCTGATGGATGTCAAGATGCCTGGCATTGGAGGCCTTGAAGCCACCCGCAAGCTGCTGCGCAGCCATCCCGATATCAAGGTCGTGGCGGTCACTGTGTGCGAAGAGGATCCTTTTCCCACGCGCTTGCTGCAAGCCGGCGCCGCAGGCTACCTGACCAAGGGCGCTGCGCTCGACGAAATGGTGCAGGCAATTCGCCTGGCCTTCGCCGGACAGCGCTACATCAGCCCGCAGATTGCCCAGCAACTGGCGCTCAAATCCTTCCAGCCCCAGGCATCGCCGTTCGACAGTCTGTCGGAGCGGGAAATCCAGATCGCCTTGATGATCGTCGGTTGCCAGAAGGTGCAGATCATCTCTGACAAACTGTGCCTGTCACCCAAGACGGTGAATACCTACCGCTACCGCATCTTCGAAAAACTTTCGGTCACCAGTGACGTCGAACTCACATTACTCGCCGTCCGCCACGGAATGGTCGACGCCAGCCTTTAGCCGCCCGCTTGCGAAGTACCCTGATGCCTCACACCTTCGATGCCAGCGCGTTCCTGGCGACCTGCAGTGGTCGTCCGGGCGTGTACCGTATGTTCGACGCCGAGTCGCGCCTGCTCTACGTGGGCAAGGCGAAAAACCTCAAGAAACGCCTGGCCAGCTATTTCCGCAAGAGCGGTCTGGCGCCGAAAACCTCGGCCCTGGTCGCGCGTATCGCACAGGTCGAAACCACCGTCACCAGCAACGAAACCGAGGCGCTGCTGCTGGAGCAGAACCTGATCAAGCAGTGGCGCCCGCCGTACAACATCCTGCTGCGTGACGACAAGTCCTACCCCTACGTGTTCCTGTCTGACGGGCCTTTTCCGCGTTTGGGCATTCATCGGGGTGCGAAAAAAGCCAAGGGTCGATACTTCGGCCCCTATCCAAGCGCTGGGGCGATACGTGAAAGCCTGAGCGTGCTGCAGAAGACTTTTTCCGTACGCCAATGCGAAGACAGCTATTACGCCAACCGCACCCGTCCGTGCCTGCAGTACCAGATCAAACGCTGCAAGGGTCCCTGCACCGGGCTGGTCAGCCAGGAGGAGTATGCCGAAGACGTGCGCCACTCGGTGATGTTCCTGGAGGGGCGCAGCCAGCAGCTTGGCAATGAGCTGAACGCGGAAATGGAGCGCGCGGCCATGAGCCTGAATTTCGAGAAGGCTGCCGAGCTGCGCGACCAGATCGGTCTCTTGCGCCGTGTCCAGGATCAACAGCACATCGAAGGCGGTTCCAGTGACGTCGACGTGATCGCCGCCTTCGTCAACCCGGGCGGCGCCTGCTTGCATCTGATCAGCGTGCGCGGCGGGCGAGTGCTGGGCAGCAAGAACGTCTTCCCGCAGGTGGGTATCGAGGAAGACGTAACCGAGGTCATGCAGGCGTTTCTCGCCCAGTACTATGTCGGCAATCCAGAGCGTGAGTTGCCCAACGAGCTGATCGTCAATGTCGTGCATGAGGACTTCCCAACCCTTATCGAGGCCATCGACAGCCTGCGCGGGCGCGAGCTGGCGATCAGTCATCGAGTGCGTGGCACCCGCGCGCGCTGGCAGCAGATGGCGGTGACCAACGCCGAGCTGGCGCTCAATGCGCGCCTGGCCAACCGACAGCACATGGCCGCGCGCTTCGAAGCCTTGGCCCAAGTGCTCGATCTCGATGAAGTGCCGCAACGCCTGGAGTGCTACGACATCAGTCACTCCAGCGGCGAGGCCACCGTGGCGTCGTGCGTGGTGTTCGGTCCCGAAGGGCCGATCAAGTCCGACTACCGACGCTTCAATATCGAAGGCGTGACCGCCGGCGACGACTACGCCGCCATGCAGCAGGCCCTGACTCGACGCTTCTCGCGAATCAAGGACGGTGAGGGCAAGTTGCCTGATGTGTTGCTGGTCGACGGTGGCAAGGGGCAGTTGAACATGGCCCGTGAGGTCATGCAGGAGCTGGCATTCGGCGACCTGACCTTGCTCGGCGTAGCCAAGGGCGTCACCCGCAAGGCTGGTTTCGAAACGCTCTATCTGAACGACGCTGCCCACGAGTTCACGCTCAAAGGCGACTCGCCGGCGCTGCACTTGATTCAGCAGATTCGCGACGAAGCCCACCGTTTTGCCATCACCGGCCACCGCGCGCGGCGTGGCAAGGCCAGACGCACCTCGAGCCTGGAAGACGTTGTGGGCGTGGGGCCAAAGCGCCGCCGAGAACTGCTCAAGCACTTCGGCGGCCTGCAAGAGCTCAACCGCGCCAGCGTCGAGGAAATTGCCAAAGCGCCGGGCATCAGTAAAAAGCTCGCCGAGTCGATTTATGCCAGCCTGCATAGCGAGTAGAATGCCGGGTTCAACTCGCAGCCAGTCGTACCGATGAATATTCCAAACCTGCTCACCGTTCTCCGGGTTCTGCTCATCCCGATCTTCATCCTGCTGTTCTATATGCCCTATCACTGGAGCTACAGCGCAGCGAGTACGGTGTTCGCCATTGCCGCGGCAACCGACTGGCTCGACGGTTACCTGGCGCGCCGCCTGCAACAGAGCACGCCATTCGGCGCGTTTCTCGACCCGGTGGCCGACAAGCTGATGGTGGCGGTGGCGCTGGTATTGCTGGTGCAGGTCCACGCCAATTTCTGGCTGACCTTGCCGGCTGCGATCATCATCTGCCGCGAAATCGTCGTTTCTGCGCTGCGCGAGTGGATGGCGGAAATCGGTGCGCGCGCCCACGTCGCGGTCTCCAACCTCGGTAAGTGGAAGACCGCAGCGCAGATGCTGGCGCTGGTCATCCTGCTGGGTAATCCACCGGTGCTCAGCGTCTGGGTCGTACTCGGCTATGGCTTGCTGCTGGTGTCTGCGGCCTTGACCCTGTGGTCGATGGTGCACTACCTCGTCGCCGCCTGGCCGCACCTGCGTGAAGGCAGCGAATCCAAATAAAGGTTTTTTGAATCAAGGGGTTGACGTCAGCAGCGAGATCGCTAGAATGGCAACCTATCACGACGCGGGAATAGCTCAGTTGGTAGAGCACGACCTTGCCAAGGTCGGGGTCGCGAGTTCGAGTCTCGTTTCCCGCTCCATTTACAGGACTACAGATTTCATCGAAGTCTGTACGTCATCGAAAAAAGACGCTTCGGCGTCTTTTTTCGTTTCCGCTCGCTTGAACGCCTTCCATTCCTTACGCAACGCTCCTGATCGCGCAACATCGCTCCGGCTGCGCAGCACGGTGCGTTTCACCCTTGGCTTGCGCGGTGTATCAAAAACCGCGCAAGAGCCTGAAATCTGTCAGCTGCGCCGACCGCCTTTACCCTCACGACCGTCTGGCTGAACAGCCCCTTCCTGAAGTGCCTCAGCCGGCGGGGGCGCGGCCCTGACGTTGAACAGCTTGCAGACCCCGTACCAGCAGATGGCGACGGTAAGGTTGTAGGGAAACAGCACCGCCCAGAACGGCAGTTGCCAATTCTTTTTGCCTTGCATTTCGCCAGGCTCGCCGGTGCGCCAGGGCGCGTAATGGCGCCAGGCTTCGGCCGGGGTCAGGCAGATCGCGTGAAGGGGTTTGTGCCACCAGTTGGCAGGGCCGGGTGGAGGTAGGTTGTCCGGGCCGTGGTCCATGAACTGACGTAGGTATTCCCAGACTTCGGCGACGTATTGCACATCGGATTCGGTGGGTTCGTTGCTGTCGATCCAGAGGGCGTCTTTTTCGTGGAGGGTGCCGTCTTCTCGGTAGGGGGCGAAGGCGAGGGCGTAGGAGGTGCTGAAGGATGAGCCACCGAACTCTCTGCGTTTGAAGAGACCACCGGCGGTGTTTTTCCAGTCGAAGATTAGGACTTGGCTGAAACGTTGGTAATAGATTTTTTGGGTGGAGCGGTTAAGGCAGAAGCTGGAAAGGCGTTTGATAAGCAAGACTCTGTAGAGTAAAAATGGCAGGAACATGAAGGGCATAAAAATGAGTAGTGAAACCACCAAGGGTGCGTATAGGAAGTTTTCCAAAAATTTTCCAGACAGAAAGTTTTAGTAAATTCCGGTCATTGCTGTCAGTGTCATTGCGCAATAGATTTTCCCTTGGAACACCGAATCTGTGATTATTGGGTTGCGCATCTGGAGCACATGTCGAGATATGTCTAGTAGTTGTCCGTTGGTGGAAGGTTTGTAATTAGTTTTTCTGTTGGTGTTCAGTATCCAAGCCACTGCCATAAAAACGCTCAATCCGAAAATTAATTTTAGTTGTTTGGTTCTCAGGTCATTCTTGATTGGTGGTGTATGATCAGTAAGGCATGATCATGGTTAGTTTTTTATATTGAAAAATTACTATCAGGCCTCCGCTTGCCAAGTGCGTATCAGGCTTTACGGTAGTGGCCTAAATTCTTTTGTAGCCGCGCACGATCCTCAATTCGCCTGACCATTCGCTTATTCCCTGAAGCTATCCGGGTAAATACAACCTGACCGCTAGGGTGTTTGGGTAAGTTTACTCAGGAAAATACATGCTCCACGTAAGCGGCGCCTGATGCGGGAACGATGATTCATGCTGCTCAGGGGGGGTCATGTATTTCTCCATTTCCGACTGAAAGCATCAGCTTTGATGGCACGACGGGTAACGCCGTAGCGAGTCACCGGCATCCTTTGGGCTTGATAGGAGTTAGCCCTGACACGGGGTGCTCGGGCTTTCCTATTGATGCCTCGCCGCTTCAACTCGCGGTGATATGCCTACAAAAGACCAATATTCATGTACAGCTTTCTCCGCTTAGTCGGGACGACCCTCCCTAATCGCTTCCGGCGGCAATGGTGCGGCCCTGACGTTGAACAGTTTGCAGATCCCGTACCAGCAGATCGCGACGGTAATGTTGTAGGGAAACAGCACCGCCCAGAACGGCAGTTGCCAATTCTTTTTACCCTGCATTTCGCCAGGCTCGCCGGTGCGCCAGGGTGCGTAATGGCGCCAGGCTTCGGCCGGGGTCAGGCAGATCGCGTGAAGAGGTTTGTGCCACCAGTTGGCGGGGCCGGGTGGAGGGAGGTTGTCCGGGCCGTGGTCCATGAATTGGCGCAGGTATTCCCAGACTTCGGCGACGTATTGCACATCGGATTCGGTGGGTTCGTTGCTGTCGATCCAGAGAGCGTCCTTTTGGTGGAGAGTGCCGTCTTCGCGGTAGGGGGCGAAGGCGAGGGCATAGGAGGTGCTGAAGGATGAGCCACCGAATTCGGTGCGTTGCATAAGCCCTCCGGCTGTGTTGTCCCAGTCGAAGACGAAGAGTTTGCGGAAGCGTTTGTAGTAGATTTTTCGAGTGGAGCGGTTAAAGCAGACGGTGGAGAGGCCTTTGATGAACCATATCCGATAGAAGAGGAAAGGAACAAATAAAAAAGGAAATGCTCCCATCGCAATCAATACTGACAAATCAATAAGATTGAATCTCCAGTTTTCGGTTGCTAGTAGAAAGGGGTAAGTAAAAGTGGATGCACACAGGAACATGGCGCAGTAAAGCTTGGCCATGAAAACCGAGTCGATTACCCATGGGTTGTGAAGTAGTAAGGTGTCACCGGTTACGGTTGAAATCTGTCCGTTTATTGCCGGTTTTCTTCCTGGGTCTGAATGCGAATTGAACATCCATAGAGTAGCCATGTTTAGCGTTCCAGTCGAAATTTCGAAGTTATAATCTCTTCTTCGGCCAGTCCTTGATTGGCGCTGTAGCTTATGCTAAGAGAGGCTTTTTTTTGATTTGATGCTATCGCGACAAAACTAAGAACCAGTCCTGCGCGAACCAAATACGTCGAAGGTTTGCTGAGCATGAAATCCAATTCGTCAGGATTTGATTTCTGGTCTGGTACGTTTGACCACTCACTGGTTCCGGAAATGAATCCTGGGAGTAGTATTGAAAGTTCAACCGTAGAGTTGGGTTCGAATTTATAATACGAAACTATTGAGCCTGGTTTCTCTTCGGTCCAGTTGGAACTATCATGCCACTTAGTATCTAGATGTGGGAGGCCGAGACTGCGGGTGTCCTTAGCTGATAGTAACCTTGGCCGATAGGTTTCGCAGTGCCAAGCAAGAACCTCGGCTTGTAGCGACGAAAAATTGGGAAGCTTGAGCTGTTTGTCTAAGGTGATACCAGTGCGGAACTCTCCATCGTTTTGGCGATTTCCGAATACGCTTCGTGCAACCCACAGTTCAATAGGACTATGGCGACGCTCATCTGCTTTTGCGTAAAAATACATTCCGCCGATTATCAGTGCCGCGCCTACGAGTACTATTGCCGCAGCAGCTAATCCGGCAAACGGCACTACTACCGTAGGTCCTGCGATCGCAAGGGCCGCCTCAAGCGTGATTATTGAACCTGCAGCTGTTGTGAAGCTGGCTGCTAGGGTATAAGCGGTAGAAATTGAGTCACCGTTATCGTACTGTCTTTGAGCTTTTGAGAGATCAGACGCTATTCCTAATCCAATCGCTGAATACCCGGTCAGTCGCGCAAACAGCTTGCTTCCCAAAAACTTTATAATTCCATTACCAAACGCCATGCCCGGTGCTGTCGCTCTAAACTTCAGTGCCACCAGTTTGTGCGCAGCACGCGCACTCACTAGCGCTGCCGCTGTCGCGCCGATTACGCCGAAGATCGATGCAGCAAACCCCGTGCCTGTCTCCAACGAACGATCGTTCTGCAAGTTTTTGTATGCAACGTTCAAAGAAATTAAGTTGAACCACAACATTCCTGCATTCAGTGCGCTACCCGCGCCTGAGGTCAGCAGCGCAATGAACTTGGGCTTCACCCGTGTCGTCGTGGTAGTTTCCACGGCGACCTCCCTACTTCCCGTTACCCGCACCTGTTTCAGCTCTTCAACCTCGGCCATGCCCTTTTTCAGGAATTCCTCAACTTCCTGACTGAAGGCATCGGCTTTGATGGCCTGATCGGTGATGCGATAGCGCGCAGCCAGCAGCCCCATGATTTTTTCGGAGTTGGCTTCGGCAGCAGCGGCCAGCACGCGATTTTTCAATCCCTGGCTTTTGTCCCAGCGCGTCTTGCCCTTGAGGCGCTTGGACATCACGGTATTGACTGCTTGTGCGGTGAGATCGGTGACTCCGGCATGGGCAGGGAAACGTCCGGCCAGGCCTGCGAGCAGGCTGTCGGTCGCGCCCAGCAGGCTTCCCACGGCATCGGCCTTGTCCTTGAATGGGTTGAACGGCGCGACGGCGGTGTACAGCGGGCTGTCGTGTTGGTCGAGCCATTGCTCGAGCCGCTTGAAGCGGCTGTCCTGCTCTTCGGTGCCGATGGCGGGTTGGCTCATTGGCAGGATCATCAGCGACAAGGTGATTTCCAGGCCCAGGGCCGAGCGCTGGTTGTCGCGGTCGTAGCTGGCCAGCGCGGCTGCCAGGCTGTATGGGTTGTCGATGTAGCGGGGCTCGGCGGTGGCAAGCCACAGGTCGTGGTCACGACTGGCTTCCAGGGCCCGTGTGCGCAGGGCCGCTAACTGCGCTTCCAGTGCGTCGCGCTCATCGAGATACGCCAGGTACTTGGCCGTGTCGATGCGCAGCCCGAGGCGTGCGCCATCGGGTGAATAGTCTTCATCGGTGAGGGCGCGGTAGCGCGCTGCGGCGAGCGAATGCATCGGGTTGTCGTGGGTCGGCTTGAGCCTGGAGCCTGCCAACTGCGGGGGTGGCGACTCGGCTGGGTAGAGGCTCTCCAAGGTTTTGTTGAGCAACAAGGCGATGAGGTTTCGATGGTGAAAATCCTGGCTCTTCTGGCTGATGCGCTCCACATCCTGCCGATAGCACATCGGCACCTGGTCGTTCTCGGCACTGCGCGCAGGCGCGGTGTGTTCCAGCTGCTCGCTGGGCATCAGGTCGCGCAGCTGATGCTGAAAGGCTGATGCTGACAGGCTCAGGTCCAGCGCCAGGCCTTCTGCATCGGCCAGCACCACCACGGCCGGGACTTTCGGGCGGGTCGACGGATAGGCCTTGGCCATGCCCATGAGGTTGCCGATATGCAAGGTGTCGGCCGGTGCATGGCTGCTCCAGCTCAGCGGCATGCGTTGATCGGCGGGTTTGAAGTCTTCCACCCAGCGCTGCAGGGCGCTGACCGGCAGGACGTGAGGCTGGCGGGAGTGATCCGGGGTGCCGTCGATCAGCTCGGCGATGTTCAACTGGCGCAGGTGCCGTTTGCGCAGCGTCAGCGATGCGGTAATGCGCGCGGTGACGGCGTTGGTCCACAAGTGTGGGCTGTAGCCGATCCACACCTCGTTGGCGATGTCCTTATCTGTTTCGGCCCACACCCAGCCCATGGCAAGGCCGGGCAGATAGCTGCTGCGCTGGTCGTAGCTTTCCAAGCCGCGGTAGCGCAACTCCCTGTAGTTGCCTTCACCGTCGTACTCGTGGACGATCAGCTTGCTACCCTCTGTGCCCGTCATGAACACGTAGATGTAGCCAGGACGAAGGGCACGCAGGGTGTAGGCGGAATGCTTCAGGGATGGAAACTGTTGTTCGAGCGCAAAACCGGCCTCGGCGTAGCGCACTGTAGGGGCATCGCCGCTGCGTGGAACGATGGCGTAGCGCACCGGAAGAATCGGCACGCG
It includes:
- the nudC gene encoding NAD(+) diphosphatase, encoding MTARWTTAVIDPNTPGGLAVARSPEGFLADAHGVLFPRQWLVRQSFEVLAEHGIGYLDGQPVFLYELRSAVQLPGYSWRGLRQFMLEGDFLRYTVLAYAAQIGTWAREHRFCGSCGQAMKQVRWERAMHCAACDLRNYPRISPSMIVLVTRGDEILLARSPRFVTGVYSTLAGFAEPGESAEQCLVREVREEVAVEVRNIEYVGSQCWPFPHSMMLGFHAEYAGGEIVMQPDEIEDARWFSVHELPPLPAPRSIARYLIDLYVARRLGLAEPVLPG
- the gacA gene encoding response regulator transcription factor GacA; amino-acid sequence: MIRVLVVDDHDLVRTGITRMLSDIEGLEVVGEADSGESALKHARELKPDVVLMDVKMPGIGGLEATRKLLRSHPDIKVVAVTVCEEDPFPTRLLQAGAAGYLTKGAALDEMVQAIRLAFAGQRYISPQIAQQLALKSFQPQASPFDSLSEREIQIALMIVGCQKVQIISDKLCLSPKTVNTYRYRIFEKLSVTSDVELTLLAVRHGMVDASL
- a CDS encoding TSUP family transporter translates to MPFELSVEPLTLLILALVAFVAGFIDAIAGGGGLLTTPALLTAGMPPHLVLGTNKLSSTFGSATASFTYYRRKLFHPVQWRRALIGTLFGALLGAVVAHYLPAEWLNKMLPVVVFACGIYLLFGGTPKAPLDADVPIKKTWQVPQGFTLGFYDGVAGPGTGAFWTVSTLLLYPIDLVRASGVARTMNFVSNVAALTVFMISGQVDYLVGLAMGMSVMVGAFFGARTAIKGGNKFIRPVFIAVVLALTVRLAWQHWFGQA
- a CDS encoding GNAT family N-acetyltransferase; the encoded protein is MHADVAAPAWRLEPACSDDLPFARDLTRRAMLSYYQQFSLRWVEAAFDEAWGWREQWRIMAGNERLGYCSLSQDRQALFIRELHLLPDYRGQGVGGWVLEQLALWAVQRHLPLLRLMVFSSNPARRLYQRAGFIEVGSDGCFVRMQRTLGPSQ
- the uvrC gene encoding excinuclease ABC subunit UvrC, translating into MPHTFDASAFLATCSGRPGVYRMFDAESRLLYVGKAKNLKKRLASYFRKSGLAPKTSALVARIAQVETTVTSNETEALLLEQNLIKQWRPPYNILLRDDKSYPYVFLSDGPFPRLGIHRGAKKAKGRYFGPYPSAGAIRESLSVLQKTFSVRQCEDSYYANRTRPCLQYQIKRCKGPCTGLVSQEEYAEDVRHSVMFLEGRSQQLGNELNAEMERAAMSLNFEKAAELRDQIGLLRRVQDQQHIEGGSSDVDVIAAFVNPGGACLHLISVRGGRVLGSKNVFPQVGIEEDVTEVMQAFLAQYYVGNPERELPNELIVNVVHEDFPTLIEAIDSLRGRELAISHRVRGTRARWQQMAVTNAELALNARLANRQHMAARFEALAQVLDLDEVPQRLECYDISHSSGEATVASCVVFGPEGPIKSDYRRFNIEGVTAGDDYAAMQQALTRRFSRIKDGEGKLPDVLLVDGGKGQLNMAREVMQELAFGDLTLLGVAKGVTRKAGFETLYLNDAAHEFTLKGDSPALHLIQQIRDEAHRFAITGHRARRGKARRTSSLEDVVGVGPKRRRELLKHFGGLQELNRASVEEIAKAPGISKKLAESIYASLHSE
- the pgsA gene encoding CDP-diacylglycerol--glycerol-3-phosphate 3-phosphatidyltransferase, which produces MNIPNLLTVLRVLLIPIFILLFYMPYHWSYSAASTVFAIAAATDWLDGYLARRLQQSTPFGAFLDPVADKLMVAVALVLLVQVHANFWLTLPAAIIICREIVVSALREWMAEIGARAHVAVSNLGKWKTAAQMLALVILLGNPPVLSVWVVLGYGLLLVSAALTLWSMVHYLVAAWPHLREGSESK
- a CDS encoding helix-turn-helix domain-containing protein → MKGFGMRLRQERERLGLTQRVFGDIGGVEPNAQGKYENGDRTPRLDYLAAVAAKGVDPLYVLTGLPTPLPLDSLSGDEDRLLAAFRRLPEADRAALWHVLSRLAG
- a CDS encoding crotonase/enoyl-CoA hydratase family protein; the encoded protein is MSDYSAFTVELTEHIAHVQINRPEKANAMNAAFWEEIVDIFRWIDDTDAVRVVVISGAGKHFSAGIDLTLLASIAGQLGADVGRNARLLKRTIVRMQASFNAVDNCRKPVLAAIHGYCIGGAVDLIAACDMRYCSLDAQFSIKEVDMGMAADVGTLQRLPRIIGDGPLRELAYTARMFEASEALRLGLVNRVYDDPQALRQGVLAIAADIAGKSPIAVSGTKAMLAYMRDHRVDDGLDYIATWNAAMLQSEDLRIAMAAHLGKQKPTFAD
- a CDS encoding DUF6708 domain-containing protein, producing the protein MENFLYAPLVVSLLIFMPFMFLPFLLYRVLLIKRLSSFCLNRSTQKIYYQRFSQVLIFDWKNTAGGLFKRREFGGSSFSTSYALAFAPYREDGTLHEKDALWIDSNEPTESDVQYVAEVWEYLRQFMDHGPDNLPPPGPANWWHKPLHAICLTPAEAWRHYAPWRTGEPGEMQGKKNWQLPFWAVLFPYNLTVAICWYGVCKLFNVRAAPPPAEALQEGAVQPDGREGKGGRRS
- a CDS encoding DUF6708 domain-containing protein, yielding MATLWMFNSHSDPGRKPAINGQISTVTGDTLLLHNPWVIDSVFMAKLYCAMFLCASTFTYPFLLATENWRFNLIDLSVLIAMGAFPFLFVPFLFYRIWFIKGLSTVCFNRSTRKIYYKRFRKLFVFDWDNTAGGLMQRTEFGGSSFSTSYALAFAPYREDGTLHQKDALWIDSNEPTESDVQYVAEVWEYLRQFMDHGPDNLPPPGPANWWHKPLHAICLTPAEAWRHYAPWRTGEPGEMQGKKNWQLPFWAVLFPYNITVAICWYGICKLFNVRAAPLPPEAIREGRPD